The nucleotide window ACGGCACCCATATCTTCCAGGGCGGCCGTAATGCCGTGAACCGTACTTTTGCTGATGTCAAGACTTGAGGAAATCTCACTGATTCGAAGTCCATGGGTGTTTTTAGATATGGCATCCAGGATGATAAATGCCTTTTTAACAATTGGGGCCTGATATTTTTTTGCCATCGTTCACCATAATAACTTGTCTAAATGATACCGAAATATAAAGGCCCCATTAAATTAAATCAACATAATGGGGCCTTGTGTTTTTCAACCGCTCTCAAAAAATCTGATTAGGATCGTTACAAAAAATCAAGTTGTTTTTGAGTCGGTCCTTAAGCAATATGTTCTTCAAGAAGCGCTGCCTGTTTCTTTACCGTTGACAGGCGAAACGCAGCCTCTCTTTTCTTCTCGATGCTGACATCGCCGCTGTCTACAAATTCAATTGCATTTACGTCACAGAATCTGACACACTGGGGGTCTCCGTCACAAAGATCGCATTTGGCCACTTCTCCGTCGATGGCATTGTAGTTCATGGCACCGAAAGGACAGACCGAAACACAAGTCCGGCAGCCGATACAAACGTCGTAATCCACTTCGACCCGATTCAGCTCTTCGTTGCGGGATATGGCGTTGACAGGGCAGGCGTTCAGGCAGGGCGCGTCCTGGCATTGTTGACAGGAGACAGGCACGTAAAGGCCCTCCATCTCCCACTTCATCACGCGGATGCGGCTTCGGCTCGGGTTGGATGCGCCGTGATGCTTCACCGCACAAACCTGTTCGCAAAGCCTGCATCCAGTGCATTTTTCATGATTGATCAATAAAACCTTGCTATTTGATTGCATTGTGTTCTCCTTTTCTATACGGACGGCCTGTTACACCAGGTGTGAGGGTTCATTTTCAAGGCCAAGTTCCTTAAGCGTACTCTTTTTGGGAATACCGTTTTTGTCCAGCCCTTTGTGTTCGTAGAATTCATCGACCATGACATCGAATTTTTCTTTGATAATATATCTTCCGATGACGTCGATGGCCCCCCTCTTAGCAGGTTCGTCATGATAGCGATGATTCAGCACATCACCTTTTTCCGGGTCGTTACGGGTCAGCCCCTCCCGAAGGTTGAACATACGTTCGAGCATGTTGTTTCTTCTTGCGACTTCCCAGATCTCCTCGGGCGTCATCTCAATTCCCGTGTTCAAGTAAAGCACCGTGGGCCAGTTTTCGAAATTGGGCAGGGTGGCTCCCAGGAAAGTGGTGTGGTATTTGCAGATACCCAGACTGTCCACGGCCATGTAGCAGTTTTCCTGCCAAAAGACCTGCCAGGGTTTGCCAATATATTCGGTATGTTCTGAACTTAAGGGGCCGTCATAGGGAATCGGTGTGCTGTAGATTCTGCGCAGAACCTCTTCCGGCAGGTGGTAGAGGTCTATGGCCGGCCGGCTTCTCAGATGGTCGGAACCTCTGGATCCTGTTGCAATATTGAGTGCAAGTGCGGGGGTGGCACGTTCGTCCGAATGCAGGTTGGCCATACCCTTTACCTGGATGAGATAATCAAAGGAGTTTTTTCCCACATCCTTAGAGGCCGGGATACCGCCTTTGGCAAGAACATCGCCCAGCCATCCCTTGCGGTAGCAGATACGCTCGATCATTTCCAGGACAGCTTCATCGTTACCAAAGCGCAAATCAATGCCGTCTGTCTGCTCTTTGGTAAGAAGGCCTTCTTCAAAACATTCCATGGCCCATGCAATCATGCTGCCGGTTTCAAGGTTGTCCATACCGAACTGATCTACAAGATGGTTGCCCGCCAGAACTGTTTCCGCGCTCGTACACCCGACTTCTCCGCCAAAAGCACCCTGGGAAGTGTATTCCGGACCTTCGTCGTATTTACCTTTGTATTTTCCAGACGGGATTTTATACTGGGCCCGGCAGTGAACCTGGCAGCCGAAGCAGCCTGCCATATGATAGGGTCCCATGGTTTCAGTGGCAATATCATCAATGCGTTCCGGTTCGATGTCATCGGCATATTCCAGCTGGTTGTATCTGAAATTTTCCGTCCTGACACCGCCCCAGGAATTGGTGGCGCCCCAGATAAAGGGTGTGCCCAAAGTGCCCTGGGTCTGGCTTACTTTTGCACCGGTGATCTGCTCGATGAACTTTTTGTTGTATTCCAGCGCTTCAACGGGATGGGTGATTTTGACGTCCATGGTGCCGCGGCAGGCAACAGCCTTCAAGTTCTTGGATCCCATGACAGCACCCATACCGCTTCTGCCGCCGGCATTTTTGACACCGGTCATCACGTTGGCATAGGCTACAAGATTCTCACCGGCAGGCCCAATGACAAGACTTTTCACTTCTTTGTCATTCAAATCATCATGAATGGCCCACTGGCTGTCGGTAACGGTTTTTCCCCAGATATTGGCCGCATCCCTGATTTCGATTTTACCATTATTTATATAAATGTAGCTTGGTTTTTCCGCTTTGCCTTTTATGACCAGGTGGTGGAATCCAGCCCAGGCCATTTCAGGTGCAAAAAAACCACCCATGTTGCAGCTTCCCAGAAGTCCGGTAAGGGGTGATTTTGCCATGACATGGGTTCTGGCGGTGGCGGATGCTAAAGTGGCACACAGAATTCCTCCGCTGATGATCAGCGCGTTGTCGGGTCCAAGAGGATCACACCCCTGTTTCGTATGGTTGTATAGCAGGTAGGCGTCAAGGCCTCTGCCGCCCAGAAATTTTTTCCTAACTTCCATAGGTATGGGCTTTACCTCAATGTCGCCGGTGGTCAGATTGATATAGGCGATCTTTCTGTCTAATGCCATGTTATTTGCCCCCTTCTTTTTCAGCCGCTTTTAATTTAGACTCAGTAACTTCTTTGAAACGATCCTGTGCGATCTTTCTGTTAACATCCCAGACTGGTCCCCTGATTCTCGGTAGTGTGGGATTGATCCAGAAAATACGAAACTCCATGCCGCAGGTTGCGCATTTGGCATGATCTGCGCCTTGCTCAGGAACGATGCGCTCCATGCAACTTGGGTTGTGGCACCTGACTTTACCGAATGTCCTGGTTTTCTGCAGACTTTCCGCGCCGGTTAATTCAGCCATTGTTACCCCTCTCCTTTTTTAGTTATCGAAAAAGTTCGCTATGATGTTTTTTGCCATCTGGACTTGTTCACCATAATAAATCTTTTTCCGGTTTTAGACCCTGTTTTTTTATCTTAAATATCAAATAATGAAACACTTTCAGACATCTGTTGCTGTTTTTTGCTTGACATCTGTGATGATCATCTGATATTTGATTATTCAATATAGCGAACAAAACTTAACTTTGTCAAGTTTTAAAATTCAAATGGCTTGACAAATAATTTAAAAAGCTTTCCGTGATAAATGAGGAGGAAAGGATATGACGACGGACCGAAAAATTGCACTTGTGGACCTTGGCCGGTCTGAGGTGGAAACGTTTCCGATATCAATGGATCTTGAACAAAGATTCCTTGGCGGCAGTGGTGTTGCCACCTACCTTTTTTGCAAGCATGCGCCAAAAATGTGTGACCCGGGTTCCGCCGATAATATATGCATCGTCAGTGCGGGATATCTGAGCGGTACTTTGAGTGCGCCCCTTGGGACGGCTGTGTTGACAAGCAAATCCGCTGCCACGGGTCTTATGGCCAGGGCGTGCGTAGACGGTCCCTTTGCAGCGCAAATGCGCCGGGCCGGTTTTGAACACCTGGTGTTGAAAGGACGGGCTGAGAATGAAACCTGCCTGCTGATCCAAGACGGCTGCATTGAGTTTAAAGAGATACCCGGTCTAAAGGATAACGGTTTGTCGGAACAGCGTGCAATGCTCCGTAAAGAGAACCCGGGAATTGAGGCACAGTTGGTCTGTATCCAAAAAAATGGAGACGGTCTGTTTTTTGCCGCAGATGCCTGTTTGGACTTATCCAAGGACGTGGAGGGTATGGAACCGGACAAAAGCGGCGTGGCGGAAGTCTTGGCGGCAAAAAACGTCGTGACCCTGGCCTGCTGCGGTACAATAGAATTGGAAGTAAAAGATCCCGAAGGCATTATTGCCTACGAGAAAAAACATCTTGAAAACATTGATGAATCGCTGATCCAGAACGACCCGGAGCCGGTCATCATTGAGGGTCCGGCAGGATCCGTTAACCTGACGGAAATAAAACAGACCATTGAGCAGTGTCTTGGACTGCCGTCAGGAACAAAGAACTGTACCAACAGCAGTGAACTCAACTTTCAAATCGCGGCTGACAGGATTTTGCTCAATACCGGACTTGCTCTGGATGAAGATGAATTAAAAGAGATTGCCTACCGCTGTATCGCCATGGAACGTATCTATAACCTAGGCGAGGGGATTACCTCAAAGCAAGGGCAGCCGGCCGAGGATTACGGGGAAAACGAATGGACCCGGGAGGCTGTGTTAAAAAAAGAAAAGGTGTTTGAGCCGCTTCGGATTGATGATCTGTGGGGTCGGTTAAAATCTTAAGAATCGTTATAAATTAATATATAAGAATGATGAGAGTCCATGACCATGAAAATACTGATATCAGATCCAAATAAATGCAACGGTTGCAGGATGTGCCAGACTGCCTGTGCAATCGTGAAAGCCGGGGTCTGCAACCCGGAAAAATCCCGTATTCAAGTGATGGAGATGGATGAATGCGACCGGTATCTGCCCCTGGTCTGCCAGAATTGTGAAGACGCACCCTGCATTGCCGCATGTCCCAAAGAGGCCATCAGCAGAATTTATGACCCGGTGATGCGGACCGTCATTGATTACAATAAATGTGTGGGATGCCGGATGTGTCTTAACGCCTGTAGTTTCGGTACCATCGGGTTTGATGAGGAGCGGGGGCGGCCGTTCAAATGTGATCTTTGTGGGGGAGATCCGCTGTGCGTTCAATTTTGCGAGACAGGGGCATTAACATTAAAGGATCCCACCATGATTCAATACGACCAGGCAAGGGTATCCGCGTTAAAACGCACCGGTATGAGGAGATGAATCTTTGATAAATAATAACAGAACAGACGGAGTCAAACGTCATGCGCTATTTTCAAGTAAACGATCAGTGTAACGGGTGCCTGGCTTGTGTCCAGAACTGCCCGGCAAATGCATTGCGCGCGGAAGATGGAGGTGCAAACCGCGTACTTTCCCATAATATGGCACGCTGTGCGCGCTGCGGCAACTGCTATCGTATCTGTCCCCAGGGAGCCATAGAATTTCAATTTATGCTCGAGAACGGCTGGGATGAGGTAAAATCCCTTGAACTTGTCTACTGCAGCGTTTGTGGCGTTCCAATATATACAGTGGATTACAGGCGGACATTATCTGAGAAACTGGGCAAGCCGAGTGAACCGGTTTGTTCCAAACATCGGGATGAGGTGGCCCGGGCTGCAAAGGCCCATTTTCTGAAAGGGCGGTCCCCGGACAAGGGAGGTGTAGTAATATGATCGTCGGCAATCTTAAACCATTGGAAGAAATTACCGCAAGCATAGAGGATTATAAAAATATTTTTGTCCTGGGCTGCGGCGGGTGCGTTTCCGTCTGCCTTACCGGAGGAGACAGACAGGCCCACGAGTTGGCAACGGATCTGGATCATATCCGGCATTACAAAAACGGTAAACCCAAATTTTGTGTGCATACTGTTGAGCGTCAATGTGAACCGGACTGGCTGAAGGAGTATCTGACAATTCCCGAAAATACGGATGCAGTGCTGTCTCTGGCCTGCGGGGCAGGTGTGCAGACAATGGCGTCAGTGTTCGAGTCCCTGCCCGTTATCCCGGCCATTAATACAACGTTCATGGGTTCTAATGTGGAGCCGGGTGTCTGGCAGGAGATGTGTCAGGGCTGCGGGGACTGTATGCTGGGTCATACAGGAGGGATATGTCCCATCTCCAGGTGTGCGAAAACCCTTTTTAACGGACCCTGCGGCGGTTCCAGCAATGGAAGCTGCGAGGTTAATAAAGATACACCCTGTGCCTGGGCCATGATTTACTACAAGCTTAAAGCGACCGATCAGCTCCATTACCTGATGAAAGTCAGGGAGCCGAAAAACTGGCAGCCTGCCGGAAGCGCTGGGCCGAGAAAACTGGTGCGGCCTTTTAATAAACCGCTTTAAGGTAAAGTCCATGGAAATTAATGAGATAGAACTGCTCAGTGTCGGGGTTGATGTGGGATCTTCCACAAGCCATCTGGCTTTTTCAAGCCTGCTGCTTAAAAGAGACGAAACATCCCCCACCCGGCGGTTTCATGTTGTTGACCGCAAGGTCGTTTATGAGGGAGAAATTATCGATACCCCATTAGAGGATCGGGATACCATAGATGTTGAGCGGTTGACCCGGTTTTTTAAAGAGGAATACAGCCGTGCGGGAATCCATCAGGATGATGTCAAAACCGGGGCTGTGATCATCACCGGGGAAACAGCCAAAAAGCAGAACGCGGAAGCGATTGCTGCCGCCTTGTCCAGCGATGCAGGTAAATTTGTCGCCGCAACTGCGGGGCCCAATTTTGAGAGCCTGATTGCGGCGATGGGTTCAGGTGCTGCCGACCGCTCGAAGCAAACCGGTAAAACTATACTTTCCTGTGATATTGGCGGCGGAACATCCAATATGGCCATCTCCTGCAACGGGCAGGTCGTATCCACCAGCAGTATTGCTGTGGGCGGCCGTCTGTTAGCAGTGGATGCCCAAAAAAAGATCCTGCGGACCAGTTATGCTGCCAAAAAGGTGATGACCCATCTGGGGGTACACTATGATGTGGGAGATGTGATCCCTGAAAAATGGCTTGAAAAAATTACTTCCGTACTGGCCCAAACTCTCGTAGAGGTCATGAATGGGTCTGCTGTTTCAGTTCTTGCCAAAGATCTGATGGTGACCGACGACCTGGACTTTTCAAGAAAAATCGATGAATATACCTTTTCAGGCGGTGTCTCTGAATTGCTGTACGGCTGCAATGGGTATCAGCATAACGATATCGGTTCATACCTTGCCGCTGAAATTAAGACGCTGTTCCCAAAGCTTTCCGGACCGGTCATTGAACTTGAAAACAAGATAAGGGCGACGGTTATAGGTGCCGGTGCCCATACATTATCCATATCGGGTTCCTCGGGATTCATGGATGACCAGCTTAAGTTTCCCATGTGGAACGTGCCGGTGCTAAGGGTTGACGTGGAACAGGACAAATTAAGCCATGCCCATATCAAATCTGAAATTGAAAGGTCTTTGAAGCGGTTTGATCTGTCCGAGGGGGCCGAGACCGTGGCGTTCTACTTTAAGGGTCTCACCCACAATTCCTACCAGAAGCTGGTAATGTTTGGTAAAGCCATTGAGTCGGCACTGGCAAATTCAATCGGTAAAAACATTCCCATTATTCTCATTTTTCGGGCTGATATTGCCTGTGGTGTGGGAAATGTCATCCGCCGGGAAACAGGCCTTAAAACTAACCTGCTCACCCTGGATGAACTGGATCTTAAGGATGGTGACTGGATCGACATCGGCGAACCGCTGGTGGACAAACAGGTGTTCCCGGTGACCGTCAAGTCACTGATTTTCCATGACACCCGGAAAGTATGATGCGGTCTGTTTATTTACCGGCAAAGCTTGACAGCGTATAGATAAAGAACAAGGAGAGAACAATATGAGTGAGCTTAAATCAGGCAGTAATTTGGAAAAGGTTCTAAATGCGGGCCATTTCGCTTTCACCGGAGAATGCGGTCCCCCAAAAGGTGCCAATGTCGACCATTTAAATGAAAAATTAAGTCACCTTGTGGGGTATGTGGATGCCGTCAACATGACGGACAACCAGACAGCCGTGGTCCGCATGTCTTCCATTGCCGGCTCTGTTTTGATGATGGAAAAGGGGCTTGAACCCAATTTTCAGATGGTCTGCCGGGACAGGAACCGCCTGGCCATGATGAGTGATATTCTAGGCGCTTATGCCATGGGTATCCGGAATATGCTGTGTCTTTCCGGCGACCACACAAGTTTCGGGAATCATCCCGAGGCAAAAGGTGTCCATGATATTGATTCCATGCAGCTGATTGCCATGGTGAAGAAAATGCGGGACGAGGGCAAATTTTTAAATGGCGAGGATATTGACGTACCGCCGAAACTGTTTATCGGGGCCGCTGCCAACCCGTTTGCGGATCCTTATGAATACCGGGTGTTCAGGCTTGCCAATAAAATAAAAGCAGGTGTGGATTTTGTCCAGACACAATGCATTTTCAATATGGAAAAATTCCGTGATTTCATGAAACAGGCCGTGGATATGGGGCTTCATGAAAAGTGCTATATCCTGGCTGGTGTCACACCCATGAAAAGTGCTCCTATGGCCAATTTCATGTCCAAGTTTGTTCCGGGTATGGATATCCCCGAACATTTGATCAAACGCCTCAGGGGCGTGCCCAAAAAAGACCAGCCAGAGGAAGGTATCAAGTTTGCGCTGGAACAGATCGAAGAATTCAAAGAGATGGAAGGTGTGGCAGGTGTCCATCTGATGGCCATTGAATGGGAACACAGGGTGCCTGAAATTGCAGAAAGGGCAAATGTACTGCCCCGACCGGTTGTTGAATAGAAACCATGGACTCGCAAGGTTATTACGAAACCCTGAAGGTCAGCCGCAATGCAACGGATGAACAGATAAAAAAGGCTTACCGGAAACTGGCCAGGCAGTTTCATCCCGATGTAAACAGTGATGAGGGGGCTGAAACCCGGTTCAAATTAATCGGGGAAGCATATGAGGTTTTAAGAGATGAGGGGAAACGGCGGATCTATGACATGACCGGATTTAAACGGTTCGGCACTTGGGCCGCTTCCAGGTCTGACGGTCAAAACGGAATGCATCAATGTTCCGGTGGTATGAACGGCGGCAAATGCAGTGCTTTTGAAACGCTTTTCAGAAGACGGTCCGGGGTCAGGAAAAATCGGACTGGAACCGGTCACAATGAATTTCTAAAGGCTGACGGACAGGCGACATCTTAAAATCCGGGCGCACTATTTTCAGAATTAAAACAGAAAATGCAGCCCCTGGCTCACTGAGTCCCAGAAAATCTTCGATACCCCTGCCGATTCGAAAATTATTATTACAGGCCTATGGTATTAACCTGCCGCGTCTTGGTTCACAGCATGGGCGTATGAGTAAATAACAGTCAAGGATGGTCGCGATCTTTGCATATTAAGTTGAGCTAATTCTTCCATAAGGCAGCAAGTTATTCTATAATGCACGTTCCGGTATTTTACCGGAGCGCGCTTTTTTTTGTGGAAAGGAAAAATGAATTCAAAAAAGAAATTTGTTATCATCACGGGATACTTTAAAGGAGAGTCCTACGGTCTTTTAGGTCCACAGATGGCAGCCACCGTTATATCTGATAACAGTGAGTATGAGGCGCTTGTCGTAGGAGTGACCAATGAAGATGACAAAACAGATCTGATCACGGCACTGGAAAATCATTTTAGCGGAACCCGGATGGTCATTGGGTTTTCAACCCTTGGCGGAAGACCGGATCTGTTTGATCTGGCAGGAGAGCTTAAAGATAAGGGTGCGGTCACTATTCTGGCCGGGCCACAGGCCAATGTCGATTTTAAAGGGGAAGTGGGTCACGACCGGTTTGACCATCGCTTTAAGGGAATGTCGGACCGATTTACCTTTGCCATACAGGGACCTGTCCAGCAGATCCTGCCCATCCTGGAGAGCGGTCTCGATAGTGATATTTCAGAATTTGATGGTGTCCTGTCCAGGAATAAAGATGGGCAGATAAAGGAGAATCGTCCTGCCCCATGGGAGGATCAATGGCTGTCCAAGGTTGACTGGACCAATATTTACCGGTTAAAGGGAACATCCTTTGCCCGGATGCCGATTACCTGCGGCCAGGTACTCCAGCAGATCGGATGCCCCCATGCTGCAAAAGAAAGAAAAATACAGATTGATTATCCAGCCGATCTTGCCAATGAGACAGGGCCGAAACATGTGACCATCGCCCAGAAGGGGTGCAGCTTCTGTGATGTGGCCCAGGACAAAGGATTTATGGGGGCGGTGGGTGAAGAAGCTGTTAAATCCCAGATGGCATGTTTGCCCGAACAGGCCGACGGCAGCAGGGTCGCATTTGAACTGATCAATGAAAGCCCTTTGCCCAAACTTGATCGTGTCATGGAACTTGCCTGTGAGTGCAGCCTGGAGCTGTCCCAGATTAATTTGACCCTGCGGGCGGATTATTTTCTGAAGGGACAGGAAAATCTGAAGAACACCCTTGAAAAAGCCCAAAAGAAAAACATCCGGATACTGCTGGCCTCCATCGGATTTGAATCTTTTGACGATACCATTTTGAAAAATATGAACAAAGGTGTAACCCGTCAAATGAACCTGGATACCATTAAAACGATCCGGGATTTGAAGCCAAAGTTCCCCTGTCATTTTGGATATCTTAAAGAGGAGGGGGCCAATCACGGATTTATTCACCCAACCCCTTGGGACACACCGGATATCTCCAAGGAAGTTAACCTTACCATTGACATGTACCAGCTGGCCATGGATATTCTTCCCCCTCACAGCACACCGCTGATTATCCACCATGCCTCCGGTCTTGCCGACTGGATACGTCAGATCGAACAACAGGAAAACATTCAGTTTGAAAGGGTCGGCACCACCATCGCCTGGTGGCAACATAAACGTTTGGTGTGACCATGGATGTGCTGATAACGATTATTGCCAGTTTTGTCATGATTTTGCAAAACATCATGGCCATACTGATCCTGCAATTCTACAACAGACAGGTTGGACCGGTATCTTTCTGGAGGGCGATTAAAAAGGCTGTGGGGAACCCGGTTATTTTATCCGCTTTGATCAATAAAAGGAAAAGGGGTCAAATCTTTAGTTAACTCTTGTTGGATGATCAGCAAAAAATCGATTTAGTCTCTAAGCTGTTCAACGGAAAGCCCCATGGCCAAAGCCAGTTTTTCAAGGGTTGAAGTTTTGTTTTCCTGCTCGGTTCTTTCCATCTGGGACAATGCCGCCTGTGTGATCCCGGCTTTCCCTGCCACCTGTTTCTGGGTCATCCCTAAGTGAACCCGCCAGGCTTTGATCAGGTTGTATCCCTTTTTGATAACAAGGCCCACCACTTCATGGGGTACGGTGTCATCATTTAAAAAAACTTTCTGCTCAACCTGTTGATTGCTTCCTGTTATGATCCGTCAATGGAAAAAGTTCCTCCCAAAAGTCTTCTTGGCAAGGCGATCCATTACACTCTCAGCCAATGACATAGGCTCATCCAATATACGACCGACGGAATCATCAGGCCTGATAACAATCTGGTTGAAAATGCCATCCGACCTTTTGTGGTCGGACGAAAGAATTGGCTTTTCTCGGACACCGTTCAGGTTGCCCGGAAAAGAATATGGGGTGATAACAGGGGCAAGGTGTCGACTGGAGGCCGGAAAATTTAACAGGTGTAAAAAAGTTGTGGTGCTGAACAGATCAAAGGGTGAAAAGTGGTCGAAAAAATGACTTTCACACAAAAAGATCACACAATCTTGAAATGATGATTTTGGAAAATTTCGAGAGAGGTTGTGTTTAATGGTCGGGGCGAGAGGATTTGAACCTCCGACATCCTGCTCCCAAAGCAGGCGCGCTACCAGGCTGCGCTACGCCCCGATCTTTTTGTGTTGGATACAAGCAGGCTAACTATCATTTCTGAATAATAAAAGCAAGAAATTTTATGGCTTTGGGTTGTTTTTTTTAAAATAGAGATCAATGCTTTTTGAAATGAGTGCTGCATATTCAGTAAGAATGTTTTCGATTTCATCCGGGTGTTGGGGCAGTGTTAAAACGGATAAAGGTTCAATCAGTATGGCTGGCATGGTTGCGCCTTCAAGAAGAAGGATCGGTGCCCCGGTTGAGAAAAAACGAATCGCGTTTTTGTTGGCGGAAAAAATACTGCAGAAAGAAGTGATTGCTTT belongs to Desulfobacula toluolica Tol2 and includes:
- a CDS encoding 4Fe-4S dicluster domain-containing protein; this encodes MEGLYVPVSCQQCQDAPCLNACPVNAISRNEELNRVEVDYDVCIGCRTCVSVCPFGAMNYNAIDGEVAKCDLCDGDPQCVRFCDVNAIEFVDSGDVSIEKKREAAFRLSTVKKQAALLEEHIA
- a CDS encoding aldehyde ferredoxin oxidoreductase family protein, whose protein sequence is MALDRKIAYINLTTGDIEVKPIPMEVRKKFLGGRGLDAYLLYNHTKQGCDPLGPDNALIISGGILCATLASATARTHVMAKSPLTGLLGSCNMGGFFAPEMAWAGFHHLVIKGKAEKPSYIYINNGKIEIRDAANIWGKTVTDSQWAIHDDLNDKEVKSLVIGPAGENLVAYANVMTGVKNAGGRSGMGAVMGSKNLKAVACRGTMDVKITHPVEALEYNKKFIEQITGAKVSQTQGTLGTPFIWGATNSWGGVRTENFRYNQLEYADDIEPERIDDIATETMGPYHMAGCFGCQVHCRAQYKIPSGKYKGKYDEGPEYTSQGAFGGEVGCTSAETVLAGNHLVDQFGMDNLETGSMIAWAMECFEEGLLTKEQTDGIDLRFGNDEAVLEMIERICYRKGWLGDVLAKGGIPASKDVGKNSFDYLIQVKGMANLHSDERATPALALNIATGSRGSDHLRSRPAIDLYHLPEEVLRRIYSTPIPYDGPLSSEHTEYIGKPWQVFWQENCYMAVDSLGICKYHTTFLGATLPNFENWPTVLYLNTGIEMTPEEIWEVARRNNMLERMFNLREGLTRNDPEKGDVLNHRYHDEPAKRGAIDVIGRYIIKEKFDVMVDEFYEHKGLDKNGIPKKSTLKELGLENEPSHLV
- a CDS encoding aldehyde ferredoxin oxidoreductase N-terminal domain-containing protein, coding for MTTDRKIALVDLGRSEVETFPISMDLEQRFLGGSGVATYLFCKHAPKMCDPGSADNICIVSAGYLSGTLSAPLGTAVLTSKSAATGLMARACVDGPFAAQMRRAGFEHLVLKGRAENETCLLIQDGCIEFKEIPGLKDNGLSEQRAMLRKENPGIEAQLVCIQKNGDGLFFAADACLDLSKDVEGMEPDKSGVAEVLAAKNVVTLACCGTIELEVKDPEGIIAYEKKHLENIDESLIQNDPEPVIIEGPAGSVNLTEIKQTIEQCLGLPSGTKNCTNSSELNFQIAADRILLNTGLALDEDELKEIAYRCIAMERIYNLGEGITSKQGQPAEDYGENEWTREAVLKKEKVFEPLRIDDLWGRLKS
- a CDS encoding 4Fe-4S dicluster domain-containing protein — protein: MKILISDPNKCNGCRMCQTACAIVKAGVCNPEKSRIQVMEMDECDRYLPLVCQNCEDAPCIAACPKEAISRIYDPVMRTVIDYNKCVGCRMCLNACSFGTIGFDEERGRPFKCDLCGGDPLCVQFCETGALTLKDPTMIQYDQARVSALKRTGMRR
- a CDS encoding 4Fe-4S dicluster domain-containing protein, translated to MRYFQVNDQCNGCLACVQNCPANALRAEDGGANRVLSHNMARCARCGNCYRICPQGAIEFQFMLENGWDEVKSLELVYCSVCGVPIYTVDYRRTLSEKLGKPSEPVCSKHRDEVARAAKAHFLKGRSPDKGGVVI
- a CDS encoding methylenetetrahydrofolate reductase C-terminal domain-containing protein, encoding MIVGNLKPLEEITASIEDYKNIFVLGCGGCVSVCLTGGDRQAHELATDLDHIRHYKNGKPKFCVHTVERQCEPDWLKEYLTIPENTDAVLSLACGAGVQTMASVFESLPVIPAINTTFMGSNVEPGVWQEMCQGCGDCMLGHTGGICPISRCAKTLFNGPCGGSSNGSCEVNKDTPCAWAMIYYKLKATDQLHYLMKVREPKNWQPAGSAGPRKLVRPFNKPL
- a CDS encoding ethanolamine ammonia-lyase reactivating factor EutA is translated as MEINEIELLSVGVDVGSSTSHLAFSSLLLKRDETSPTRRFHVVDRKVVYEGEIIDTPLEDRDTIDVERLTRFFKEEYSRAGIHQDDVKTGAVIITGETAKKQNAEAIAAALSSDAGKFVAATAGPNFESLIAAMGSGAADRSKQTGKTILSCDIGGGTSNMAISCNGQVVSTSSIAVGGRLLAVDAQKKILRTSYAAKKVMTHLGVHYDVGDVIPEKWLEKITSVLAQTLVEVMNGSAVSVLAKDLMVTDDLDFSRKIDEYTFSGGVSELLYGCNGYQHNDIGSYLAAEIKTLFPKLSGPVIELENKIRATVIGAGAHTLSISGSSGFMDDQLKFPMWNVPVLRVDVEQDKLSHAHIKSEIERSLKRFDLSEGAETVAFYFKGLTHNSYQKLVMFGKAIESALANSIGKNIPIILIFRADIACGVGNVIRRETGLKTNLLTLDELDLKDGDWIDIGEPLVDKQVFPVTVKSLIFHDTRKV
- a CDS encoding methylenetetrahydrofolate reductase, which codes for MSELKSGSNLEKVLNAGHFAFTGECGPPKGANVDHLNEKLSHLVGYVDAVNMTDNQTAVVRMSSIAGSVLMMEKGLEPNFQMVCRDRNRLAMMSDILGAYAMGIRNMLCLSGDHTSFGNHPEAKGVHDIDSMQLIAMVKKMRDEGKFLNGEDIDVPPKLFIGAAANPFADPYEYRVFRLANKIKAGVDFVQTQCIFNMEKFRDFMKQAVDMGLHEKCYILAGVTPMKSAPMANFMSKFVPGMDIPEHLIKRLRGVPKKDQPEEGIKFALEQIEEFKEMEGVAGVHLMAIEWEHRVPEIAERANVLPRPVVE
- a CDS encoding DnaJ domain-containing protein — encoded protein: MDSQGYYETLKVSRNATDEQIKKAYRKLARQFHPDVNSDEGAETRFKLIGEAYEVLRDEGKRRIYDMTGFKRFGTWAASRSDGQNGMHQCSGGMNGGKCSAFETLFRRRSGVRKNRTGTGHNEFLKADGQATS
- a CDS encoding radical SAM protein translates to MNSKKKFVIITGYFKGESYGLLGPQMAATVISDNSEYEALVVGVTNEDDKTDLITALENHFSGTRMVIGFSTLGGRPDLFDLAGELKDKGAVTILAGPQANVDFKGEVGHDRFDHRFKGMSDRFTFAIQGPVQQILPILESGLDSDISEFDGVLSRNKDGQIKENRPAPWEDQWLSKVDWTNIYRLKGTSFARMPITCGQVLQQIGCPHAAKERKIQIDYPADLANETGPKHVTIAQKGCSFCDVAQDKGFMGAVGEEAVKSQMACLPEQADGSRVAFELINESPLPKLDRVMELACECSLELSQINLTLRADYFLKGQENLKNTLEKAQKKNIRILLASIGFESFDDTILKNMNKGVTRQMNLDTIKTIRDLKPKFPCHFGYLKEEGANHGFIHPTPWDTPDISKEVNLTIDMYQLAMDILPPHSTPLIIHHASGLADWIRQIEQQENIQFERVGTTIAWWQHKRLV
- a CDS encoding helix-turn-helix domain-containing protein, with protein sequence MVGLVIKKGYNLIKAWRVHLGMTQKQVAGKAGITQAALSQMERTEQENKTSTLEKLALAMGLSVEQLRD